In a genomic window of Bacillota bacterium:
- a CDS encoding sugar phosphate isomerase/epimerase, with translation MFKLGVITDEISQDLDHALDVICEFNMGYVELRSIWGINIADLKDDKISQVKEAIEKRNLKVAAIAGPFLKSDLPGKPTRHSVGKDTFFASGGDYERQLNILRRCLDLAHYFDAPIVRTFAFWRQPAVTDELLEEIASYFDEPLAMVKEAGVKLALENEHECCVGNGDEVRRFLSIIMNKYPDRFASFGIIWDPGNAFFLNETPYPDGYEAVRKDKIIHVHLKDAKIDQETGRRMWAAIGEGRIDLLGQMAALKRDGYDGVLSLETHFRAEGLTPEDATRRSFAGLKRILDQVCS, from the coding sequence TTGTTCAAGCTTGGGGTTATCACCGATGAGATAAGTCAAGACCTTGACCATGCGCTCGATGTCATTTGTGAATTCAATATGGGATATGTGGAGCTCCGTTCCATCTGGGGTATAAACATAGCTGACCTGAAAGATGATAAGATTTCGCAGGTTAAAGAGGCAATTGAAAAGAGAAATCTGAAGGTTGCTGCCATCGCCGGGCCATTCCTTAAGAGCGACCTTCCGGGCAAGCCCACAAGGCACTCGGTTGGGAAAGATACCTTTTTTGCTTCTGGAGGAGATTATGAACGTCAACTGAATATCTTGCGAAGGTGTCTGGACCTCGCGCACTATTTCGATGCCCCAATAGTGAGGACTTTTGCGTTCTGGCGTCAGCCTGCCGTCACTGATGAGCTTCTTGAGGAAATTGCTTCATATTTTGATGAGCCTTTAGCTATGGTCAAGGAGGCGGGGGTCAAACTCGCCCTTGAAAATGAGCATGAATGTTGCGTCGGGAACGGAGACGAAGTCAGGCGTTTCCTCTCCATAATCATGAACAAATACCCGGATCGGTTCGCTTCCTTTGGAATCATATGGGATCCCGGCAATGCCTTCTTCCTGAATGAAACCCCTTATCCGGACGGGTACGAGGCTGTGAGGAAGGATAAGATCATTCATGTGCATCTGAAGGATGCCAAGATTGATCAAGAGACAGGCCGGCGGATGTGGGCGGCCATAGGGGAAGGGCGGATCGACCTCTTAGGCCAAATGGCGGCCCTCAAACGAGATGGATATGATGGAGTGCTTTCCCTAGAAACCCACTTCCGCGCAGAAGGTCTCACGCCGGAGGATGCAACACGTCGTTCATTCGCTGGCCTGAAACGTATCCTGGATCAGGTTTGCTCTTGA
- the melA gene encoding alpha-galactosidase: protein MAKITFIGAGSMVFTRNLVRDILTFPLLADATISLMDINEERLNFAKRAVEKIINQGKYPAKIEATTDRAKALEGADAVLCTILAGDVQVWRHDIEIPKKFGVDINVGDTRGPAGIFRALRTIPVMLDICHDIERYCPKAILLNYTNPMAMLCRAMQRETSVRVTGLCHSVQGTAEMLARWIGAPMSEIDFVCAGINHQAWYLRYEWKGEDAYPLIREAVKRPEIYQEEIVRNEMFLHLDYYVTESSGHNSEYSWWFRKRPDLIEKYCTHGTGWNPGEYAYILKEYLKREDTWKDDVEEWLSKDISLERGHEYAAYIINAVLGGEPYEFNGNVPNTGIISNLPENACVEVPVLANRRGFNPIHVGALPPQLAALNNISIAVEEMAVEGALTGNPRLVFHAIAYDPLTAAVLSLSEIKDMVSAMFRQNEPYLPQFKTIKI from the coding sequence ATGGCGAAGATCACTTTCATCGGAGCCGGCAGCATGGTATTTACGCGCAACCTGGTGCGAGATATTCTCACGTTCCCGCTTCTCGCAGATGCCACAATATCCCTCATGGATATAAACGAAGAACGCTTAAACTTCGCAAAGCGGGCAGTAGAGAAGATCATAAATCAGGGTAAGTATCCCGCCAAAATAGAAGCCACCACCGATCGGGCGAAGGCGCTTGAGGGAGCAGACGCGGTACTGTGCACAATATTGGCTGGTGATGTCCAGGTCTGGCGTCACGATATCGAGATTCCCAAGAAATTCGGGGTTGATATCAATGTAGGGGATACACGAGGGCCGGCAGGCATCTTCCGGGCCTTGAGAACTATTCCGGTTATGCTGGATATCTGTCATGACATCGAACGATATTGTCCAAAGGCCATCTTGCTGAACTACACCAACCCCATGGCCATGCTGTGCAGGGCCATGCAGAGAGAGACATCAGTGCGAGTCACAGGCCTCTGCCATAGTGTGCAAGGGACAGCAGAGATGCTGGCTCGCTGGATCGGCGCGCCGATGTCGGAGATTGATTTCGTCTGCGCAGGGATAAATCACCAGGCATGGTATCTGAGGTACGAATGGAAAGGTGAAGACGCATATCCTCTCATACGTGAAGCTGTGAAGAGGCCCGAGATATATCAGGAAGAAATTGTTCGTAACGAAATGTTCCTTCACCTTGACTATTATGTGACTGAATCCAGCGGCCACAACTCAGAATATAGCTGGTGGTTCCGCAAACGGCCTGACTTGATTGAGAAATACTGCACTCATGGGACCGGGTGGAATCCTGGAGAATATGCCTACATTTTGAAGGAATACCTGAAGCGGGAAGATACCTGGAAAGACGATGTAGAGGAGTGGCTGTCTAAAGATATCAGCCTGGAACGCGGTCATGAATATGCGGCTTATATCATAAATGCAGTCCTTGGCGGTGAACCGTACGAATTTAACGGGAATGTGCCCAATACCGGCATAATTTCCAACTTGCCGGAGAACGCCTGTGTCGAGGTGCCGGTCCTGGCCAATCGTCGTGGCTTTAATCCTATACATGTGGGTGCATTACCGCCACAGTTGGCTGCATTGAACAATATCAGCATAGCGGTGGAAGAGATGGCAGTGGAAGGCGCCCTCACGGGCAATCCACGGTTAGTGTTCCATGCTATTGCTTATGACCCATTGACGGCTGCAGTCCTGTCTCTAAGCGAAATAAAAGATATGGTAAGCGCGATGTTCAGGCAAAATGAGCCATATCTACCTCAATTCAAGACTATCAAAATCTAA
- a CDS encoding Txe/YoeB family addiction module toxin encodes MNYKLLFTRQAQKDALKIKAAGLKESVQELLTILKSNPYQNPPPYEKLVGDLSGAYSRRINIKHRLVYQVLEEQRIVKILRMWTHYE; translated from the coding sequence GTGAATTATAAGTTGCTTTTTACCAGACAAGCCCAAAAAGATGCATTGAAAATTAAGGCTGCCGGCTTAAAAGAGAGTGTCCAAGAGTTGCTGACGATTTTAAAGAGCAATCCTTATCAAAATCCGCCCCCGTATGAAAAATTGGTGGGCGATTTATCAGGTGCTTATTCAAGGCGAATCAACATCAAGCACAGGCTAGTGTATCAGGTTTTGGAGGAACAGCGGATCGTGAAGATTTTGCGAATGTGGACTCATTATGAATAA
- a CDS encoding cupin domain-containing protein — protein sequence MIRTAQEMEREIREKMRGGTGLVEIRHIFREDQLTGKARLFAHLHLPPGASIGFHRHEGEEEIFYILSGHGIVDDNGTRREVAPGDAVLTGGGAGHAIEASGDEPLEMVAVILKYS from the coding sequence ATGATTCGGACAGCACAGGAAATGGAACGGGAAATACGCGAAAAGATGCGTGGGGGTACTGGATTAGTTGAGATTCGCCATATCTTCCGGGAGGATCAGCTAACCGGCAAGGCACGGCTCTTTGCCCATTTGCATCTGCCGCCAGGCGCATCGATTGGCTTTCATCGCCATGAGGGTGAAGAGGAAATCTTCTATATTTTATCTGGTCATGGAATCGTGGACGACAATGGGACCCGGAGAGAAGTGGCTCCTGGAGACGCTGTTCTTACCGGCGGCGGCGCAGGGCATGCAATTGAGGCATCGGGAGATGAACCCCTGGAAATGGTGGCAGTTATCCTGAAGTATAGCTGA
- a CDS encoding Fic family protein, whose product MLRGIDDKKALIDSHRPLPDAVVQKLKEYFDIEWTYTSNAIEGSTITRQETLVILKHGLTVRGKPLVEHLEVINHKAAIDFVEGLARGGDPITELEIRQVHSLVLRGIDDEHAGKYRTQQVYISGSKYIPPDPADVPIRMNEFSIWLNDAVQSMHAVERAALAHLELALIHPFIDGNGRTARLLMNLCLMRDGYPIAIIRPEDRLEYYDALEQAGEGKREEFIRFVAKAVDRTTDMYLKSILR is encoded by the coding sequence ATCCTCAGGGGAATAGATGATAAGAAGGCGTTGATTGATAGCCACAGGCCTCTTCCTGATGCTGTTGTTCAGAAGTTGAAAGAATATTTTGATATAGAATGGACATATACGAGCAACGCCATTGAAGGGAGCACCATCACCAGGCAAGAGACCTTGGTCATATTGAAGCATGGACTCACAGTGCGTGGCAAGCCACTTGTGGAGCACCTGGAAGTCATTAATCATAAAGCGGCAATAGACTTCGTTGAAGGCCTTGCAAGGGGTGGTGACCCCATCACGGAGCTTGAAATACGGCAGGTCCATTCACTTGTCCTTCGAGGAATAGATGATGAGCACGCGGGGAAATATCGAACGCAGCAAGTTTATATATCAGGCTCAAAGTATATCCCCCCGGACCCTGCGGATGTGCCAATTCGCATGAATGAATTCTCCATCTGGCTCAACGATGCGGTGCAAAGTATGCATGCTGTTGAGCGCGCTGCCCTGGCGCACCTTGAACTGGCGCTTATCCATCCATTTATAGATGGCAACGGGAGGACTGCGAGGCTCCTTATGAATCTGTGCCTGATGCGAGACGGTTATCCAATTGCGATTATAAGGCCCGAGGACAGGCTTGAATATTACGATGCCCTAGAGCAGGCAGGGGAGGGGAAAAGGGAGGAGTTTATCCGGTTTGTGGCAAAGGCCGTGGATAGGACTACAGATATGTATCTTAAGTCCATATTGAGATAG
- a CDS encoding type II toxin-antitoxin system Phd/YefM family antitoxin has translation MRVINATKAREKLYSLIDAASRSHEPVQIIGKRGNAVLISESDWNAIQETLYLLSIPGMRESILEGMKTPIAECQEELEW, from the coding sequence ATGAGAGTTATTAATGCCACTAAAGCGCGTGAAAAACTCTATTCACTGATTGATGCAGCCAGTCGTTCGCATGAACCCGTGCAAATCATTGGCAAAAGAGGCAATGCAGTATTGATTTCTGAGAGTGACTGGAATGCAATTCAGGAAACTCTTTACCTGTTGAGTATACCTGGCATGAGGGAATCGATACTCGAAGGAATGAAAACACCGATTGCAGAATGCCAGGAAGAGCTTGAATGGTGA
- a CDS encoding ATP-binding cassette domain-containing protein yields MPVIIAKRLTKTFVTKQKGSGLRESIRSIFRPEFSHIHAVRGISFEVAQGESLAFIGPNGAGKSTTIKILTGILFPTSGEARVLGFTPWNDRERLAFHIGSVFGQKSQLWYHLPPLDTFDLLARIYELDHHEYIKRRDHLIDIFEIKEFERTPVRKLSLGQRMRCEIAASLLHKPALILLDEPTIGLDVVARQSIRALIKHVNTHEGTTVFLTSHDVGDIEDLCRRVIVINNGQLVLDESTSTLKRTYLKSKVIDLKCGAPVSEGSISLPGVRVVKAKGYGIKLEVDTSQRQIEQVVSFILQNFKVIDINISDPPLEDIIATIYREIQPAGGGDR; encoded by the coding sequence ATGCCCGTTATCATCGCAAAAAGGCTCACCAAGACATTTGTCACAAAACAGAAGGGGTCAGGCCTCAGGGAAAGTATTCGTTCTATCTTCAGGCCTGAATTTTCGCACATCCACGCAGTGCGCGGAATTTCCTTCGAAGTTGCCCAGGGTGAGTCTCTGGCTTTCATCGGCCCAAATGGCGCAGGGAAATCCACGACCATCAAGATTCTCACCGGCATTCTCTTCCCCACCTCCGGGGAGGCAAGAGTGCTGGGATTTACGCCGTGGAATGACCGCGAACGGTTGGCATTCCATATAGGATCCGTCTTTGGGCAGAAATCACAGCTGTGGTATCACCTACCCCCATTAGACACTTTTGACCTCCTGGCCAGAATCTATGAGCTTGATCACCACGAATATATTAAGAGAAGGGATCACCTCATCGACATATTCGAGATAAAAGAGTTTGAACGCACTCCTGTAAGAAAGTTGTCCCTTGGCCAGAGAATGAGGTGTGAGATTGCGGCCTCGCTTCTTCACAAACCAGCTCTCATTCTTCTCGACGAGCCTACCATTGGTCTGGATGTGGTGGCAAGGCAGAGTATACGTGCGCTGATAAAGCATGTAAACACGCACGAGGGGACCACGGTATTCCTTACTTCCCATGATGTGGGAGATATCGAGGACCTCTGCCGTCGCGTTATTGTTATAAACAATGGGCAGCTTGTCCTGGATGAGAGTACTTCCACCCTGAAGCGGACATACCTGAAGAGCAAGGTAATAGATCTCAAATGCGGAGCTCCGGTGTCAGAGGGAAGCATATCCCTCCCGGGTGTGCGGGTCGTCAAGGCAAAAGGCTATGGCATAAAACTTGAGGTAGATACGAGCCAGCGGCAGATTGAACAGGTGGTGAGTTTCATCCTCCAGAACTTCAAAGTGATCGATATAAATATATCCGACCCGCCCCTTGAGGACATAATCGCCACAATCTATCGCGAAATTCAACCTGCCGGGGGTGGAGATAGGTGA